The genome window ATGGCGGACAGCTGGCCCCGTGGGCAGATGTCTTCCGGAAGTATTCGCCCATAAAAGAACGCGTTCGTCTGGGATTGTCTCCGTCCCTGACGGTTGCTTATGTAGAGTATTTTGAGCAGCTCGTGTTGGATTTCCGCGCTGCTGTGAATGATCGGTATGCATGGATACCGGCTGCCGCTTAAAACCTGGAAGGCTTAACGAAGTTGATTCAAAAGGGGTGTGGGAGCGCCTTCCGGGGGTTGAGGGTGACGGCATTCATTGTTTCGTGCACCGGGGTGGAGAAATGGGGGTACATGGTGGTTACAATGAGGTTATAAACGGAACTGTTTTGACACCTGTTGCGTTATGCCAGGTAGAAAACGGTACTTTCATGGAAAATGGAGGAGTTGTGGCCCTCTCAGAGCAAGAGCAGCGTGTCCTCGACGAAATCGAGAATGCTCTGTATCAGGAAGACCCAGACTTTGGTAAAAACGTCGGGTCAATCCAGCGTGGTGGCGCCTTCGTCAAAGTCGTTGCTCTGCTGATCCTTGGCCTCGTCTTACTTGTAGGTGGAATAGCTCTATCACAAGCGAGCCTGTGGTTTGTCGTGATGTCGGTTGCCGGGTTCTTGGTGATGTTCGCCGCCGGCGTGATCGGATTACGCGGTGACCGCTCGTCGAAACTCACAGTGGGGGATCGTTCTGACAAGGCGACAAAGAAGCAGCGGAAAGCTCGTAAGTCGTCATTGAGTAGCCGGCCGGGCGGCATGGAAGAGAATTTCCGTCGACGTTTCGAGCGCTAAAGCCCACCGTGATTCCCATATGTGAATTGAGTTTTGCGTATGGGAGCCGAGGGTTCGGCGAAAGGCTTCCCATACAACGTAAAACTGTCTAAGAAGACACTGCAGCCCTGGTGGTGAGTTGACAAGCTCATTACCAGGGCTTTTTCTTATGTCTCAGGCCAGTTCTCAAAAATCCCCCACTTTGACCCACTCTGGCTCGCTATTTCTCAGCTTTTCGCTAAAAATGCCGTTATTTCTCTGGCTGATGGGGAATGAATGGACTTATGTGCTGGAAGTGGCACGACTCAGGTGTGTTTTTCGGCTGCACATTGTGTGCGGCCGGCCCGCGTATGCCCTCGTCGGGGTTGAATGGCGACTCCCGGCGAAGAGGTTTAATCGACGTTCCTAGCGTCGGCTGTCGTGCTCATTTCTCAGATGTTTTTGCACGTCAATGGGGTAAAATACAGTAGTATCACAAGTGTGGCCTGTGATTGTGTCGTGTTGACATAATGAAAAAAAGCTAAAGATTTGCTGAAAGCGTCGTGCCAATGGTGCGTTGTGGGGCAGAGTGGGTTAAAGTGGGTGCCAATGGCGGACAAGGTAAGTTCGTCGCACTATTTCTGTAGATGACTGTCGTTGTTGGCGGCCGGCGCTGATAACGACACGGCAATCGACTGGATGTGGATCGTCGATGTTGAGGGAAGGAGTCCGAAGGTCATGTTCTTCGGTACTTTCACCCCCAAGATGGACGACAAAGGACGCTTGACTCTTCCGGCCAAGTTTCGCGATGAGTTAGCAGAAGGCTTGATGGTGACGAAAGGCCAAGACCATTCATTAGCCATCTATCCGCGCAACGTGTTCCTCGAACGCGCTCGCAAAGCTGCTGCTGCATCTCGAACGAACCCGGAGGCTCGCGCATTTGTGCGTAACTTAGCGGCCAGCGCGGATGAACAATCTGTTGATGGTCATGGGCGAATAACGATTTCGCCTGATCATCGTCGCTACGCAGGGTTAAGCAAAGAATGCGTCGTGATTGGTTCTGTTGACTTCGTCGAAATCTGGAATGCGGAGTCGTGGAATCAGTACCAAGCCGAACATGAAGAAAGCTACGCCAACGGTGACGATGCTGCTTTCATGGACTTCCTCTAAGGACTCCTTTAGTTCACCAACCATATGGTCGACCGTCGCAATGATCTACAGCCAGTGTAAGGAATGTGTGCAGGCCTCTGCCCGTTTGGATCCTGATGTACTTCCCCAACACCAGGCACTGAGCGGGTAGGGCCCTGTTTACATTCCTCTCCATCACCACGACCGCCCAATATTCTGACCGCGACGATGAAAGAGGGGACAATGGCCGACCGCCACACTGGTACGCATGGTCACGTTCCCGTCATGCTGGAACGCATGGTCGAGCTGATAGCTCCCACGGTCACAGAATCATCAGAGAACTCGGCACCATCCGTCATTCTCGACGGCACCCTCGGAGCCGGCGGACACACCGAATCCTTCCTGGAGCGTTTTCCGTCGGCAATGGTCATCGGAGTCGACCGCGATAAGAAGGAACTCTCCCGAACCACTGAGCGGCTGTCTCGATTTCAGGACCGGTTCTACCCAGTACATGCTCGTTTCGACAACTTCGATGAGGCATTAGACGATGCTGATCATCCAGTTGTCGACGCTTTCGATGCGCACGGTCTCAGCGCCGGTTTCTTTGATCTTGGTGTGTCCTCGATGCAGCTAGATCAGGTGGACCGGGGTTTTACTTATCGTGACGACGGTCCGCTGGACATGCGGATGGATACGTCGACGGGCAAAACGGCTGCCGATGTCCTTAATACGTATAGCCACGGCGAGCTGGCTCGCATCTTAAAAACATACGGCGATGAACGCTTTGCTGGGCCTCTCGCTCGCGCCATTGTTCGTGAACGTGAGAAAGAACCCTGGTCCACGTCGCAGCGGTTAGTGGACCTTATCTACGCGACAATTCCAGCCTCGGCGCGACGTCATGGGGGCCATCCGGCGAAGAGGACCTTTCAAGCTTTGCGCGTTGAGGTCAATGCTGAGCTGGATGCTCTGCGTCGGGTCATTCCGAAAGTCTGCTCCTACCTCCACCTTGGTGGCCGGGCAGTGTTCATGAGCTACCAAAGCCTTGAAGACAAAATTGTGAAGAGGGAACTGGCGGCGCTGACCGAATCGAAGACCCCTCCGGGGCTTCCTATCGATTTGCCCAACAGTGCCCCCGATTTTCACTTGGTGACGCGGGGTTCGGAAAAGGCTGATGAGCAGGAGAATAATAAGAATCCGCGCGCACATTCGGTCCGCGTCCGTGCCGTAGAGAGAACGGGCTACTCGCACTCGAGTCCGCCGCCGGGCAGTACTCCGGCGAGGGCTTCGGGATCATCCACCACATATTCAGCTCGATCAGGATCCCGGCATGAGGCCCACCGAGAGGGAAGAGAACACCTGGTCTCTTCCGCACAACAGAGCATTTCACACCGCGAAGACGTCGAAGGAGAACAATGACTACCTTGACAGGGGCTGGAACAACAGCTCGACGGGCAAGCCACGACCATGACGTCGACACCGCGGGGCGCGCCTCTACGGCGACGTTGACGCGGACCACTTCACGTGACCGACGAGCAGAAACGCCGGTTCGGTCGCGTCGGGAAGGAAATAACCTCCGCTCCTCGAATACGTCCGTAGCGAGGAAAAAGAGGACGAGCGCCGCGAAGAGAATGGGCTCTCGTCAGGTTATCTCCGTCCGAGGCCGACGCGTCGTTTCCGAAGAACGGCGAGTCAAGAGGACCACGATCCAGTTCATCGTCGTATGTATCTTGTTCATCGGCGTCGGCGTGGGCGTCACGATGTACCTTTCTGGAGTGACGACGCAGCAGTCGTTCGCCATCCAGAAAGCGAAAGACCAGAAGACAACTCTGGATAACGAGTTGGAAGGGCTGCATCGCGACGTCAAGAACGCAAGCTCTGACTCGGAAGTTGCCAAGAAGGCATCGGAGGACGGCATGGTTGTTCCTGATCAGCCGGGAATTATGACCGTCAATCCCGACGGTTCCGTGGTTGAGAATAGGGCCGCCGATCCTTCAAAGACTCACGAGATTCACGACATCAATAGCGGTGCGGATCCCAAGGCGAAGGCCTCGTCGGATCCCGAGAAAACGAAAAATACGTCACGGTCTGCTACGTCTTCTTCCTCGTCCGGCCGTGACAACAACCGACCAGCGCAATTGGCTCCGTACCAGGACAATACGGCTGGGGCAGTAGCGACGCAGGGCGCTAACCAGGCCGCTAGTCAGGGTGAAGGACTTGACCGCGAAGCCCCATTACCTGCAGACCAGGCGAACGACGCTAACCCTGCGCCGGAAGCTGCACCGGGGGGCGATGCTGCCGTGCCGACGCCCTAAAGCTATCTAGGGCTGCTCGGGCACAGTCTGATCTGTGGATCGTCGCAGGTCAGGCTGGGTGGTGTGAGGTGAACCGGATGTGTCAGGTTGCTTGTGTACTATTTTGCGAGGGTTCCGGATGTGAGTGCGGAACATCGCCCACCTTGAGGTGGCGGCAGTAATCTGTAGAAGATATGTGGTGATCAGGTAAATGAGGCATGAGAAGGGGGACCGGAGAATCCATGAGTAACAGTTCATCTCGTCGGCCCCGGAATCCCAGAACAGGGAGCTCTCCTGATGCACCGCTACGTAACAGCATGGCGGGGACATCGTTAATAACAGGCGCCAAGGCAGCCATGCGGCGCCTCAATCTTCTCCGGGCGATCATTATCGCTTTACTGATCGTCCTTATTTTGCGTCTTGTATGGGTCCAGCTCATCATTGGACCGAACTTGTCGTCGCAGGCCCAAGAACAGCGTCGAGTAAAAATCGCCGAACCGGCCCGACGAGGGACTATCACCGACACTAATGGTGAGGATCTTGCCTACACCATGGAATCGTCACTGCTGTCCGTGCATCCGAACAAACTGCGCAGCTTCATGGAGAAGCGGCATGAGATTAACCCCGATAGTTATCCAGATCCTGACCAGCGGATGAAGGATATTGCCGACGATCTTCCTCGGATGATTGGTGATGACGACAAAGCGGATGATGTGAAGTCGGAGGATATTGAAAAGAAGTTAACCTCCGATGATGATTATTCCGTTCTGGTGCGAAACGTCGATCCGGATAAAGCGGAAAAGATCGTTAAGAAGTATCCAGAGATCACTGCGGAGCGGCAAGACGTCCGCCAATACCCGAATGGTGCTATCGGCGAAAATGTTCTTGGCAAGATAAGCCAGGATGGATCGGGCCAATTCGGGCTGGAGCTCTCGCAAGACTCTGACCTCCAGGGGACGAACGGAAGTTATACCGTCGATATAGCCGCCCAAGGGATGGCGATCCCCGGTTCTCGTCGGGACGAACATCCAGCGATTGATGGCGATAGCTATCAGCTGACCTTAGATAACGACATGCAGACCTTCGTGCAGCAGAGCCTGGAACAAGCCAAAGCCAATTCCGGTGCCGAGGACGCTAGTGCGGTGGTGCTCGACGCCAAGTCAGGCCACATATTGTCCATGGCTACGACGGGAACGATTGATCCGAATGGAGACATCGAAAAGCAGCTCAAGGAAGGCAAGCAGTTCGGCGACCGGACGATAAGCAACCCCTTCGAACCGGGATCGGTCGGCAAGGTTATTACCGCCGCTGCATCGATTGAGGACAAGAAAACCACGCCAGACGAAGTTCTGCAGGTACCAGGGTCAATTAATGACTCCGGCGTTACTGTCAAGGATGCATGGGATCACGGCGTCACTCCGTACACCACGACAGGTATTTTCAGTAAGTCGTCCAACGTCGGAACCTTGATGCTCGCTCAGCGAGTCGGACCGGATTCATTTAATAATTACCTGAATAAATTCGGGATCGGACAAGCGACAGGCGTCGAGCTGCCCAACGAGACCAGCGGATTTCTTCCTCCGCGCTCCCAGTGGGCGGCTGGTACATATGCGAACCTCCCCATCGGCCAGGGCTTTTCCACGTCCCTCCTTCAGATGGCGAGCATCTATCAAACCATCGCTAATGACGGGGTGCGTATCGAACCCCGAATCGTGAAGAGCATTAAAGACCCCGACGGAAAAGAAGTGTCCACTGACGCTCCCAGCGAAACACGGGTGGTGAGTGCCCAGACGGCACGAACGGTCCGCAACATGTTCCGCGGGGTTGTCCAGAAGGACAGCGGAAACCAGCAGGGTACAGGCCCCGGCGCGGCCATCGACGGGTATCAAATTGCAGGTAAGACGGGTACAGCCCAACAGGTTGACCCGGACACCGGTGCATATTCCAATTCGAAGTACTGGATCACATTCGCCGGGATTGCCCCGGCCGACGACCCACGCTTCGTCGTTGCCATCATGTTGAACAACCCGGCTCGTGGCGTTCATGGCGAAGGCGGTCAGTCGGCAGCGCCGCTGTTCCACGACATCGCATCGTGGGCGCTTAACCGCTACAACATCCCGCCGTCGAAAGAACCAGGTGACACCCTCTTGTTGCAGGCAGGGTAGCTCAAGATTTCTACTGTTGGAAGCATCGTTTATCGCGTTATCCTTCGCCGTCTAGATCGTGATCAAGGAGATTGTCATGGCAACGCTGCAAGAACTTGCGGAAATATCGGGTGGCCGCCTCATTCGGACTGATGACCCGGACCTCGTCGTCACGGATATTGGGCTTAATGCTCAGGCTTTGCCAGAAGGTGGGCTCTTTGCCGGGGTGCCTGGGCTCCATGTCCATGGCGCACAATTTGCGGACTCCTCATCGGCAGCAGCGGTCTTGACTGATCACGATGGGGTAGAAAAGGTCACGCGTGAGGACCTGCCGATTATCGTCGTT of Corynebacterium kroppenstedtii DSM 44385 contains these proteins:
- the mraZ gene encoding division/cell wall cluster transcriptional repressor MraZ, which translates into the protein MFFGTFTPKMDDKGRLTLPAKFRDELAEGLMVTKGQDHSLAIYPRNVFLERARKAAAASRTNPEARAFVRNLAASADEQSVDGHGRITISPDHRRYAGLSKECVVIGSVDFVEIWNAESWNQYQAEHEESYANGDDAAFMDFL
- a CDS encoding DUF3040 domain-containing protein; amino-acid sequence: MALSEQEQRVLDEIENALYQEDPDFGKNVGSIQRGGAFVKVVALLILGLVLLVGGIALSQASLWFVVMSVAGFLVMFAAGVIGLRGDRSSKLTVGDRSDKATKKQRKARKSSLSSRPGGMEENFRRRFER
- the rsmH gene encoding 16S rRNA (cytosine(1402)-N(4))-methyltransferase RsmH, which gives rise to MADRHTGTHGHVPVMLERMVELIAPTVTESSENSAPSVILDGTLGAGGHTESFLERFPSAMVIGVDRDKKELSRTTERLSRFQDRFYPVHARFDNFDEALDDADHPVVDAFDAHGLSAGFFDLGVSSMQLDQVDRGFTYRDDGPLDMRMDTSTGKTAADVLNTYSHGELARILKTYGDERFAGPLARAIVREREKEPWSTSQRLVDLIYATIPASARRHGGHPAKRTFQALRVEVNAELDALRRVIPKVCSYLHLGGRAVFMSYQSLEDKIVKRELAALTESKTPPGLPIDLPNSAPDFHLVTRGSEKADEQENNKNPRAHSVRVRAVERTGYSHSSPPPGSTPARASGSSTTYSARSGSRHEAHREGREHLVSSAQQSISHREDVEGEQ
- a CDS encoding peptidoglycan D,D-transpeptidase FtsI family protein — translated: MSNSSSRRPRNPRTGSSPDAPLRNSMAGTSLITGAKAAMRRLNLLRAIIIALLIVLILRLVWVQLIIGPNLSSQAQEQRRVKIAEPARRGTITDTNGEDLAYTMESSLLSVHPNKLRSFMEKRHEINPDSYPDPDQRMKDIADDLPRMIGDDDKADDVKSEDIEKKLTSDDDYSVLVRNVDPDKAEKIVKKYPEITAERQDVRQYPNGAIGENVLGKISQDGSGQFGLELSQDSDLQGTNGSYTVDIAAQGMAIPGSRRDEHPAIDGDSYQLTLDNDMQTFVQQSLEQAKANSGAEDASAVVLDAKSGHILSMATTGTIDPNGDIEKQLKEGKQFGDRTISNPFEPGSVGKVITAAASIEDKKTTPDEVLQVPGSINDSGVTVKDAWDHGVTPYTTTGIFSKSSNVGTLMLAQRVGPDSFNNYLNKFGIGQATGVELPNETSGFLPPRSQWAAGTYANLPIGQGFSTSLLQMASIYQTIANDGVRIEPRIVKSIKDPDGKEVSTDAPSETRVVSAQTARTVRNMFRGVVQKDSGNQQGTGPGAAIDGYQIAGKTGTAQQVDPDTGAYSNSKYWITFAGIAPADDPRFVVAIMLNNPARGVHGEGGQSAAPLFHDIASWALNRYNIPPSKEPGDTLLLQAG